From Mucilaginibacter gotjawali:
GAACGTCATCTCTACAAACTGATATTTGACAAACGGTATCAACTAATTAAATGGTTATTTTTGCGGCGGGTAAAAATTCAAAAATGTCAATAGCCACCGAAAACGAAAGAATTGGAATGGAGCAGGCCAGTGAGGCTGTAGCCATCACGCTAAAAAAGATGCGGGCATATGCCCAACCGGGCATCTCCACAAAAGAACTTGACGAATACGGCGGCGAATTGCTGGCAGCTTTGGGCGCACGTTCGGCACCTTTATTAACCTACAATTTCCCCGGGCATACCTGTATCAGTGTTAATGAGGAGTTGGCGCACGGCATCCCGTCGGCTGATAAGATTCTTAAGGAAGGCGACCTGGTAAATATCGACGTTTCGGCCGAGCTGAATGGCTTTTGGGCGGATAATGGCGGCTCCTTTGTTTTAGGAGAAGATATCCAGGGCCATGGCAAGCTGGTTGAAGCATCGAAAGAGATCTTGAAAAAAGCGATCAGCAATATTAAAGGTGGTGTCAGGATCTCCGAGATCGGCAGACTGATAGAGACGGAGGCAAAAAAGGCCGGCTACGTAGTTATCAAAAACCTCACCGGGCATGGTGTCGGTCGCAGCCTGCACGAGGAGCCACATGAGATTGCCAACTACTGCGACAGGTATAATACAGCACGTTTTAAAAAAAATTCGGTGGTAGCGATCGAGACTTTCATCTC
This genomic window contains:
- the map gene encoding type I methionyl aminopeptidase, with the translated sequence MSIATENERIGMEQASEAVAITLKKMRAYAQPGISTKELDEYGGELLAALGARSAPLLTYNFPGHTCISVNEELAHGIPSADKILKEGDLVNIDVSAELNGFWADNGGSFVLGEDIQGHGKLVEASKEILKKAISNIKGGVRISEIGRLIETEAKKAGYVVIKNLTGHGVGRSLHEEPHEIANYCDRYNTARFKKNSVVAIETFISTRSTIADTQADGWTLNGNRGGFVAQHEHTIMVTGGEPVIFTAGNGIWD